The nucleotide window aaatccaaaaaacaaaaaacaccAGTATCCCCAGTTATAACGACAACACCAAAATCATCCACAAACCCACCACAGCCTCCAGCTACCTCAAATCGGTCTAGAAAACTGCCGAGATCATCGAATCAGCAGTCGGTCTCACTACAATTAAActgtgataataaaaattcaattaacaacgacgatttgtcttcgaacgGCGTCTCACCCGTAGACGATAAGGCCCAAAAGCCAGGCCCCAAAAATTCCCGAAAACGTCCAAGTCTCGATGACAATCAGAATCCCGACATGAGTCCCGAGAAACTCCAGAGAACGGAGAAATCCCCAAAAACAGAGGATAAAAGTCACCagaattccaaaaattccaGAGCCCCGAGTAAAATAACTGTAGTACCCCCAAATATATTGAAATCTAAACTCCAGAAAATCGATCTTGACACCCTGAAGCCTCTCCAGCCATCGAGAAAGACCAATGGAAAGGCTCCAGCAGTGATTCCAGCGGAGGCCCAAGAGGTTCTTATAAAGGACGAAATTTCACTTCTGGAGACCTCAAAACTCTGCACAATAGATCCAGGAGCCCTGGACGATTACCTGAACGGTGGTAACAATTCTCAGGAGCCCGAGGAAGAGCTTCTACAGTATTTCCAGCAATCGAGCTCCTCGAGTTCAGACGCTGAGGTGCCGATACCCGAGATACCGATGCCATCGCGATCAGACAAAGTATCGCAGCTGCGTCTGATTCTCCAACAGAATCTCAAAAATTCAACGGTTCCAGGGCCCTCCAGTGAGCTTCCAGGTGAGGCCCCGAGGGTCCGAAATGCCCAGCAATCCCTGGAGCGGAGCCTTGAGGTCCAGAAAGAGGAGAAGATCTTGCCATCGTTGTTAAATCAAACCAATCAATCCAGGAGACGTGTGAGCTTCGAGACCAATGTCATTGAGCATTCTCCAGCTGTGACCTTGCCAACAATTCCTCAGTCCCCAAATACACGTAGAAGAATATTCAATTTCACTCCAATATCACCGGGTCCTCACTCGCCAATTAATATAACCCCTAATGGTCGCGCAGCATCGAAACCAAATTCAGCCAATGCATCGCCATTTGTCTCCCCTCGCAATACTCCAGTGCCACGTTCCAGAAGTACAATGGCGCCATGTCGTTCCTCAAGATCCTCCAGTAATGGGCCTAACATTCAGAAGCCCTTCAACAGGTCTGCTAGTTGTTCAGCGAGTTACTCGTCCAGAAATGATGACACGACATTCGTCGTTCCAACGTCTGGAACGTCTGGAATATCTGGAAAATCATCGGCCGAGGTACAAGTGGGGCCCGCTGGCAAGGCCCTCTGTACGACCTTCCTCTCCAGTGACCTAAATCCCCAGAAACAACTGTTGATCAATTATCCTAGTCAGGAGAATCTCCAGGAGATAAAGAATATTCATAAACGGTCGAAACCAGACGATCAGGAGATCAGTGAATATTTCAATGGAGTTAAAGCCCACTTTGGAGATAATTTCTCCAGATCGCAATCCGTTCCCCTTCACAGAATGGTCAATCCAACGCTAATGTCACCCATATCATTGACGTCGACCCCATATCAAGGGATCTATCAGTTCAATGCATCCAGTTGTTCATCAGTGGCGCCCACTCCAGTTCCAAgtgaattcaatgattttgggTCCACCTGTTTGTTGGACGAAGTTGATGCCAATTTTATGGGTGAAGATCAGGCCTTTCTCATGGAGGACAAGGAAATATCCAGTGAGAATATCACGAAAATACTCGATCTACTGGATGAGGATTCTGGAAAGGGCCTCAACATTATGGACAATGGGTCTGACCATATTATTACGGGCTCTGGAATTATGTTGGAAAGCCAGGGGGAGGGGCTGGGACTGAATAGGGGAATTGTTGAGGCATCCCTGGAGCAGGATCAAGTGGAGGACATTCAGAGGGGCATCAGTGCAAGAAGTTTTACGAATACTCCATTGTCTGGAGGCAGCCAGATTCTTGTAGATGTTACTGCCGGTATTGCTGGAGGGGGTGTGGCTTATCCTGGAGGCTATGATGACAGTAGTGGGTCAAGGTCATTTCCAAATACACCACAGGTTTACAGGGAGAGCAATGAGCCTATGCTGTCGAGTCCCACTTTGAATTCGCTTAATCTCAGGGGTGAGGGCGGTGGGGCGGGGAGGGGAGTCAGTGATCTGCTGGAGACAAATTTTCTGGATGGTGAGGGGGGCGAGGAGGAGCTCGATCCACTCGAGAATTTTGAGGGGGAGTTCCAGGCTGATGAGGTACTGGGACCATTGTTTATTGGGGTCGATGGCAATCGTTGAGGACAGCCAGTGTCAGTAGAGTGATAATAGGGGAAGTCCGAGGGGTGTCAGGGTTTAGGGGGTGTTAGAGAAGCGAAGAACAAAATTTCTCGATCCTCAGTCCATCAAGGACAATCATAATTTGCGAAAAAACAATGACAGTCATTTTTCGTCAATATAGTCtccaagacatttttttcatgtgacTGTAGCCGGGGGTGAGGGACATATTGAGAGGGGATGAGAAGTCGTTATTTGGGGTTTGAATGAAGGAGTGTTTTATGGGGTTGGGGGTCAGTTTAGGAGAGTGGCCGGCCTTTGGATTTATAATTTGCTGATTAACAAATGCTACAGAAAAATCTCGGGAAAATGAGGATAGTGATTTCCTCTGTTATCACTCTAACTCGAAATTTGGAAACTGAGGATTTAGGAAAGGCAGGCTGTGAAAAAAAGGATTTCACTACTACAAAAATATGATGAGGAATGTGATAGTTTCTCGTTAAATCGCTGTGCAAAACCACGTCGGGTTTATTTGTATTAAGATGATAAACATGACAACACTGCCAAATTTTGGGAGAGGGAAAATatcaattggattttttaaaaattcatttagggTGAGGGGGCAGTCCCGACGAATGTGGTGGAATTATTAAACATAATTGTGTATTTTCACTTTGATCTATAAGTGATGAAAAGTATTTTGGTCCCAAATCGATTGACGTGGGGAGAATTGGGGTTTTgcatgacaattttttttatgttggaTATGAGAGTCGAATGGAAAATGTCAAatatgtattttatttttataaatattgacaATTGGCGAGGTCCTGGAGATTAAAAACGTCTGATTTATGAAGTGacatctttattttttttttataaaaaaatgcgcGTCTAATATTTTCCGTTGAATTTTCCTTCTTCATAAttgttttccaataaaaaaaagtcatgcAACAGCTCAGTTCAGAGATTCAGGCCTGAGGTGGCCCTTCCTCGATTCTGCTTGTCTTTACTGTCATTGGAGATTCAATGTCATTCGCCAATAAATGCAGTTCAAGGGAATTGCCTTCATTAGCAAGATAATCAGGCACGCGAAAACCCGCTCCCTTTAGGCCTGAATTttaacatcaatttttttaaaacttttcTTTTCGAAAGACTTAAAATTTGGAAGATAAACGGAATTGTTTTTTGCGATGATGTTAATGGACCAGCTTGGGACCTCGAGATTATTAAGGATTAATTAATGTTCTTTTTTCCAATGTTTTTTAATGACTGCGCGTGAGACAGGGGCATTTCGTAATTACGATGATCATTAGATATCCTTTCTTCtgtacaaattaattttatactgTCATAAGGTTGAATGTCAGCGGTATTTCGAGTACTTTGGGTTGATTTTgtgcaatgaaaatttttaactaaTTCAAGATAAGAATATGTCGAAATTTGTGAGGCTTTTTCTTCGTATTTTCTCGATTTACGGGGGACAAATAATTGCGGAGCAATTGGTATATCGTTCACGAGTGTATTTTTCGTGTATTAACgttgattttaattattcaaatcgatgaaaaaatgtttttaatgaacgtTGTAACGTTAATTGGGCTCAAATGATTGACGATATGATAAATGTTGACGTTTGtaaagtttttaaaaaaatgtattattttcattggctTTGGTTGTAACGGTGGAGTGAAGAAATGAATTGTTTACAGAAAAAATACGCTTAAGACACCCGCACCGACAGTTTTTCTAGTTAATTGATTGccattttctaattaattaacgactgaatgaaagaaaaaatgttggagaattttttcgtCTCAAGTTTATCTGCAGTAATTCATTCCTTCATTCGACTGGATTTTGGATATAAAAATCATCACCATAAGAAAAAAGAcacatgaaaaaatgatttacctACAGTTACACGCACAAACGTACTAGCTATATCTAATTGTAATCATATAATCGGGATTCGTCGTGAAAGAAATAGTTGAATTTATGATaaacgaggagaaaaaaaaataatatttaaaaaaatgtaaacgaAAGTGTGTCCAGTAGGTAGAACTGCATATCCCCAAAAACCATAGATCGATTTTGACTCAATTAACATtcaaaaatgataaacaatgactacgaattaattaatcgagcttaaaaaacaattaaagaaATCCTTTTTATACGaatggaaaaacgaaaataaaatgagtcttagataaatgaatttttgacaaattttttaaatctaccAATGAAAATCTTTTGTCGATAATTTACATAGTTAATATGTAAAATTAATCAGTTATtaagtgaaataaatattaaaaattaactttGGAACGAGTATTTGAGGTCAATTCGATCAATGGTAtaagaacaaaaaattgaataaattgtgtTG belongs to Diachasmimorpha longicaudata isolate KC_UGA_2023 chromosome 10, iyDiaLong2, whole genome shotgun sequence and includes:
- the LOC135166959 gene encoding DNA-binding protein RFX7 gives rise to the protein MSKGHKDEACAFETRRIKKERAETHENGTRNIVSLGPDAAGAAPGINDPHQRVPNGFHTSDLLQDIISAKFSGGMNANHGKQEKIRMIIEEAVGEESKVKVQEVFLRVEQLRVEEKLLLYLKLPSCLTNGPGTVDPLRQPLNPLGNRYEIHQTIMWIRTHLEEDPDVSLPKQEVYDEYNTFCHINSMKPLSTADFGKVMKQVYPRVRPRRLGVRGQSRYCYAGMRKSVKLAVPALPSVKEIQEADEFDESITEEMLGAASTLIREWAEGVLGLKFPNLAALARHLVENICVDTQSLAAVCILSATGDTLPSTPKVPETPPSLSVTPVAGKPGKLREAQLQLQKKLQQREHTRDQKHQGKNEKIDQGTTKPITQKSKKQKTPVSPVITTTPKSSTNPPQPPATSNRSRKLPRSSNQQSVSLQLNCDNKNSINNDDLSSNGVSPVDDKAQKPGPKNSRKRPSLDDNQNPDMSPEKLQRTEKSPKTEDKSHQNSKNSRAPSKITVVPPNILKSKLQKIDLDTLKPLQPSRKTNGKAPAVIPAEAQEVLIKDEISLLETSKLCTIDPGALDDYLNGGNNSQEPEEELLQYFQQSSSSSSDAEVPIPEIPMPSRSDKVSQLRLILQQNLKNSTVPGPSSELPGEAPRVRNAQQSLERSLEVQKEEKILPSLLNQTNQSRRRVSFETNVIEHSPAVTLPTIPQSPNTRRRIFNFTPISPGPHSPINITPNGRAASKPNSANASPFVSPRNTPVPRSRSTMAPCRSSRSSSNGPNIQKPFNRSASCSASYSSRNDDTTFVVPTSGTSGISGKSSAEVQVGPAGKALCTTFLSSDLNPQKQLLINYPSQENLQEIKNIHKRSKPDDQEISEYFNGVKAHFGDNFSRSQSVPLHRMVNPTLMSPISLTSTPYQGIYQFNASSCSSVAPTPVPSEFNDFGSTCLLDEVDANFMGEDQAFLMEDKEISSENITKILDLLDEDSGKGLNIMDNGSDHIITGSGIMLESQGEGLGLNRGIVEASLEQDQVEDIQRGISARSFTNTPLSGGSQILVDVTAGIAGGGVAYPGGYDDSSGSRSFPNTPQVYRESNEPMLSSPTLNSLNLRGEGGGAGRGVSDLLETNFLDGEGGEEELDPLENFEGEFQADEVLGPLFIGVDGNR